The Xenopus laevis strain J_2021 chromosome 5L, Xenopus_laevis_v10.1, whole genome shotgun sequence genome has a segment encoding these proteins:
- the LOC121393844 gene encoding RAD51-associated protein 2-like codes for MHRKDMNSAYNTGQGTFIPKEEFKKVPLNNASVPEYLYDFKDPLSRKEQSCSKSKVQHKGKICHLENLQRSILHTTNNAVSHDDCDYESVTVSLLQMDQNTDNLCSDSKYFQALNKDIYLRSQFRSTGVSTNEWFISKPDSMVQNDKISSGLLSSKDILSSNNFNIDTEHTLKMFNLAPKHIYGTYVNHKRNENSQGHNSTERTANNIGSNLCSLFANYCESKDKIDHYISSRMQNLSNLKRKLPINISECRQKTAKIHLCICRDINVSRTRKGCSLMHRERNYGRNERRAYFKTPYNKAGGFPLIAACQDEDQNGSLHSSKSFWPIKNACYKENPVAISATASRIQEKFNENSQPSKMCLITGQAIGNNDSAEKRSPYLTIDTSRNITRNHFVYDTTRYYFHGEEQCRQQDSSALFISYRDVDGKRFELLVTPDLILKCMNYIKKSEVKNKESISFVTDENSDHHCIRNTFSSIQKYSPKCNDLQKNYFALLCTDIKSLLFCLYETSVESFLTTDKTFSAQLNNTRQLAEQHFASDVVYTILALNGSTKNGCSLRRNFPSTSEVGFLRENIEQCLKYPFKNLGITLEETEEASSSCTKTSNSSACNADTIYRTIIRTQAPDVFEIGRNRENLKQNMFDEHMIPNSIEFNESLNNNLRLTDHFPYSNNISLILKYRNNLDQTERMSSAIGSKPFGQKSLNYTKGINISNKEGLDVPGEVSDDETAVHLVTEIEKSPLFNDTTGKLHEISLYENDPLKANLSKLSYSVLDNIEKDVSVYKSIPDFVKERVHEKHKLYDVQHNKILAESSSQDGTYCLQDSENITDEITSDDKVLFSVSEKWNEKFERKAQFDLVLEELSLFHKISEEQKHSCETELKLKLECSNCPFTKTSEIKSTKYTGNSNTVNSHGQALSKKVHDSKGQNQPHGRDLPCPNLSTSSAEEESLKVIKDVRTAFSCSPTSVSCEHRQEHVSTEIAFSNGIGRLTPLKTRTGPLRIGLSKKARIQQLHPYLQ; via the exons ATGCACAGAAAAGACATGAACTCTGCATATAACACCGGACAAGGGACTTTCATTCCAAAAGAAGAGTTTAAGAAAGTTCCATTAAACAATGCATCTGTTCCAGAGTACCTGTATGATTTTAAGGATCCGCTTAGCAGAAAAGAGCAGTCTTGTAGTAAGTCCAAAGTACAGCACAAGGGCAAAATATGTCATTTAGAAAATTTGCAAAGAAGCATATTACATACTACAAACAATGCCGTGTCCCATGATGACTGTGATTATGAATCTGTAACAGTCAGCCTACTCCAAATGGATCAAAACACAGATAACCTTTGTAGTGACTCAAAATATTTTCAGGCATTGAACAAAGATATTTATTTGAGATCACAATTTAGATCCACCGGGGTGTCCACTAATGAATGGTTCATCTCAAAACCTGACTCTATGGTGCAAAATGACAAAATTAGCTCTGGCTTACTGAGTTCAAAAGACATATTGTCATCAAATAACTTCAATATAGACACAGAGCatacactgaaaatgtttaatttggcaCCCAAACATATTTATGGCACATACGTTAATCACAAGAGAAATGAAAATTCACAAGGACACAACTCAACTGAGAGAACAGCTAATAATATTGGATCAAATCTCTGCTCACTTTTTGCAAATTATTGTGAATCCAAAGACAAAATAGACCACTATATATCTTCTAGAATGCAGAATTTGAGCAACCTTAAAAGAAAGTTACCTATAAACATATCAGAATGCAGACAAAAGACAGCAAAGATCCATCTGTGTATCTGCAGAGATATTAATGTCTCAAGGACCAGGAAAGGCTGCAGCCTGATGCATAGAGAGAGAAATTATGGAAGAAATGAAAGGAGGGCTTATTTTAAAACTCCATATAACAAAGCTGGAGGCTTTCCCTTGATTGCAGCATGCCAGGATGAGGATCAAAATGGTTCATTACATAGTTCAAAGAGTTTCTGGCCTATCAAGAATGCATGCTATAAAGAAAATCCTGTAGCTATCTCAGCGACTGCCTCTAGAATTCAAGAAAAGTTTAATGAAAACAGTCAACCTTCTAAAATGTGTCTCATTACAGGTCAAGCCATTGGTAATAATGATTCAGCAGAAAAACGCTCACCATATTTAACCATTGATACATCGAGAAATATCACTAGAAATCATTTTGTTTATGATACTACTCGTTACTATTTTCATGGAGAAGAACAATGCAGACAACAAGATTCTTCAGCTTTGTTCATCAGTTACAGGGATGTAGATGGTAAACGTTTTGAGCTGTTAGTAACCCCTGATTTAATACTTAAGTgcatgaattatataaaaaagagTGAAGTGAAAAACAAAGAAAGCATTTCCTTCGTGACCGATGAAAACTCTGACCATCATTGCATAAGGAACACTTTCTCAAGTATACAGAAATATTCTCCAAAATGCAATGATctgcaaaaaaactattttgcattGCTTTGTACTGATATAAAATCCTTGCTTTTCTGTCTCTATGAGACTAGTGTTGAGTCATTTCTGACAACCGATAAAACCTTTTCAGCACAGCTCAATAACACTAGACAACTAGCggagcaacattttgcttctGACGTTGTGTACACAATTCTCGCATTAAACGGAAGTACTAAAAATGGCTGCTCATTAAGGAGAAACTTTCCGAGTACATCTGAAGTAGGCTTTCTCAGAGAAAATATTGAGCAATGTCTGAAATACCCATTTAAAAACTTGGGCATAACACTTGAAGAAACAGAAGAGGCTTCTTCGTCTTGCACAAAAACATCAAACTCAAGTGCTTGCAATGCTGATACCATTTATAGGACAATAATTAGGACACAGGCCCCAGATGTTTTCGAAATCGGCAGAAACAGAGAAAAtctaaaacaaaacatgtttgaTGAGCATATGATCCCAAACTCAATAGAGTTTAATGAATCTTTAAATAATAATCTCAGGCTCACAGATCATTTTCCCTACAGTAATAATATTTCTTTAATACTGAAATACAGAAATAACCTTGATCAAACTGAGAGAATGTCTTCAGCGATTGGGTCAAAGCCTTTCGGACAAAAGTCACTTAACTATACTAAAGGGATTAATATATCCAATAAAGAAGGTTTGGATGTGCCAGGGGAGGTTTCAGATGACGAAACTGCTGTGCATTTGGTCACAGAAATCGAGAAATCACCACTGTTTAATGATACCACTGGAAAATTGCATGAAATATCACTTTATGAAAATGACCCTTTGAAGGCAAATTTAAGCAAGCTTTCTTATTCAGTTTTAGATAATATTGAAAAAGATGTGTCTGTTTATAAATCAATTCCAGATTTTGTGAAAGAACGTGTCcatgaaaaacacaaattgtaTGATGTTCAGCATAACAAAATACTGGCAGAGTCAAGCTCACAAGATGGCACATATTGTCTACAGGATTCAGAAAATATTACAGACGAAATTACCAGTGACGATAAGGTTTTGTTTTCCGTGTCTGAAAAATGGAACGAGAAATTTGAACGGAAAGCTCAGTTTGATTTGGTACTGGAAGAGCTGTCATTATTTCATAAAATTAGCGAAGAACAAAAACATTCTTGTGAAACCGAGCTAAAACTTAAATTGGAATGCAGCAATTGTCCTTTTACCAAGACATctgaaataaaaagcacaaagtacACAGGTAACTCCAATACAGTTAATTCACATGGTCAAGCTTTATCAAAGAAAGTGCATGATTCTAAAGGCCAGAATCAGCCACATGGACGGGATCTACCTTGCCCAAATTTGTCTACAAGTTCAGCTGAAGAAGAGTCACTTAAAGTCATTAAAG ATGTACGTACGGCTTTTTCATGTTCACCAACCTCTGTGTCATGTGAGCATAGGCAAGAACATGTTTCAACAG AAATAGCATTTTCTAATGGGATTGGAAGATTGACACCACTCAAAACACGCACTGGTCCTCTGCGTATTGGCCTGTCGAAAAAGGCAAGGATTCAACAGCTGCACCCCTATCTGCAATAA